The Streptomyces sp. NBC_00162 genome window below encodes:
- a CDS encoding TetR family transcriptional regulator, with protein sequence MTAEVKAVTTPASPPLTERQEARRRRILHASAQLASRGGFDAVQMREVAEAAGVALGTLYRYFPSKVHLLVATMQDQLQHMHTTLRKRPPAGDDPAARVAETLMRAFRALQREPHLADAMVRALTFADRSVSPEVDTVSRLTTAIILDAMGLDAPPTAEQLSAVRVIEHTWHSALITWLSGRASIAQVKIDIETVCRLIDLTSPEKAPEKA encoded by the coding sequence ATGACAGCGGAAGTGAAGGCCGTCACCACACCGGCGTCGCCTCCCCTGACGGAGCGCCAGGAGGCGCGCCGCCGCCGGATCCTGCACGCCAGCGCCCAGTTGGCCAGCCGGGGCGGCTTCGACGCGGTCCAGATGCGCGAGGTCGCCGAGGCGGCCGGCGTGGCGCTGGGCACCCTGTACCGCTACTTCCCGTCCAAGGTGCACCTGCTGGTCGCCACGATGCAGGACCAGCTCCAGCACATGCACACCACGCTGCGCAAGCGCCCGCCGGCCGGGGACGACCCGGCGGCGCGGGTCGCGGAGACGCTGATGCGGGCCTTCCGGGCCCTCCAGCGGGAACCGCACCTCGCGGACGCGATGGTGCGCGCGCTGACCTTCGCGGACCGCAGCGTGAGCCCCGAGGTGGACACGGTGTCCCGGCTGACCACGGCGATCATCCTGGACGCGATGGGCCTGGACGCCCCGCCGACGGCGGAACAGCTCTCGGCGGTCCGCGTCATCGAGCACACCTGGCACTCGGCCCTGATCACCTGGCTCTCGGGCCGCGCCTCGATCGCCCAGGTCAAGATCGACATCGAAACGGTCTGCCGCCTGATCGACCTGACCTCCCCGGAAAAGGCCCCGGAAAAGGCCTGA